The Gossypium raimondii isolate GPD5lz chromosome 2, ASM2569854v1, whole genome shotgun sequence genome segment GCTGCTTCTGCAACAAATGTTCCTGGTGGAAATGTTGCTGTTCTGGGGGTACACACAATAATAATGATGAGTTATATGGTATAAGCAAGAGGGCTAATGGTGATAATGTGCTTTGCATAGATTGCTGAACTTGCTTAACATCCGCCCACCCTATAATCATTGGCAGTAGTAGCCTACAAAACAAGATTTTATAAGTTTACCTTTTAATTCAACCACAACAACTCTCGGttgttgaattatttgaaagttttcatttaagctattaatttattcaaaacatttGCTTAAGTCATtggttgttaaatttttttaaaaaaaaagtctaaCTAGTAAATTTTAAGCGATGATTCAACAATTGGTAAGGTGAATCAAAAATCATCTATGGGGAAAAGAATATACTTTAGATCTAAGTCGATCTAACAATCAATATTGGAAATCGGAAAAGAAAACcgtttgaattttgattcatagattcatgatattcaaagttattttataaaaaaaaactaaaccgtaaaagaaaaaagaaatgagaacTTTCTATTGATGCAAGCTATACGAACAAAGAAGTCCGTACGACAATGATTTTAATAGCttagtgatttaaattaaaacttttgaataattcagtgattattttataatttttgaaattaaataaccaaaatataaacttactaatagtttaataatattagtgtaatttatctttacttttatatatttaaaaaatataggagCTTTTATTGATTATTACCCATTAAATTTTGGGATAGGAAGGTAAAACGATtactttgattaattttgaatataatcaATGATAATTAATCATGACACATCAAgtatcatattttttattagtatattttGTCAACATTTACAGCAAATATACAAGCATCGAggcaaaatttgttattatataaatcaaaatcatgtaaaattgataaaaaaaaatatgaaggcTGTGCTTACTTATCATTAATTGcttactttcaaaattgatagagGCTAAAATTGGTTCAATCTTTGTAGAAAGTAAAAtgattcattttgttttatttgaaaaaaattttagaaaacgAGTCAGTAAGTTGGTTCCATGGTGTAGTGGTTAGCACTCTGGACTTTGAATCCAGCGACCTGGGTTCGACTCCCGGTAGgaccttcaatttttttcctataaTATTGTAATTACTTTACATACGGACACATTATATTACAATTACAATGAAACTTTACATAGTTAATGGATTGACTGATGAATTTGCCCATGGATTTGAGCAGCAAGAGCCATAAAACACACTTCAAACTTTCTGAATCATCAACGCAGCTCTGCAAGATAAAGTCCAAATATCACATATGTTTCTAACAATGTGAGTTTTCACTATTAgtatctctttcttttttcttttttttcagcAGTATGGTTTACATTTTCCCAACTTGTACAAACTTACAATACCATATTCCATCAACACTATCATGCGGTAGAACAACTTTTCACCATTCATCACCCGAATTGTGCCGATTAGCTCTTAAGAAAATGGTACTTTGATTCAACATAGCTCTCTGCATCCCATAAAAATGAACCAAATGCCACTGCTTCCAACACTAGCATTGTCAACCCAGAGAAAGTGAGTGAAACTACTTCATCATTTGAAGTATCGAGTGAACCGTCATCGAGAATTCGAATGTCAGGCCTCCCGAATAGTGCTTGTGTTTGCTTTTCAATTAACGAAATAGCTTCTTTGGATCTTATAGTTGCGTATCTCTGAAGTGTCTCGGAATCCAAATACATAACGTAAGATCTCAGTCTATATTGTTTTCCTTCGGCATCTCCGTATCCTCCTCCATCATCGTCATCGTGGGGTGGGATTCTAATCAAAGAATCTGGATCCCAAAGCTGCTTCCCTGGATTAGGATCTTCAAATCTTGCTTGGCTTTTAGTGAAATCCTCGGGAAGGGTTTTCATTGTTCTCTCGAGTTGAAACCGTTGATCGACTCTTCTAAGGAAATATCCGTACATTATCGAAGCAGCATAGAGCTTTCCAAGCTTGATCTTGCTAATTTGAACAATGGTACTTAGGGGACCAACCATTCGGTCTCCGAGCACAAGGGATAAGTGGCTTTGAATCATTTCAAATGCTTCAGGAGAATGAACAAATTCCAGTTTTTGTTCCTGGTTTGGCCAAAAGTCCACTCGTCCAGTAGGGTCTGAAGTTTCCGTTACCTTAGGAATCATTGAAATCTCGTTGTCGACAAATTTCTGTACAATCAAACAATATATGATTTCCTCCAGTGTTTTCTGTCTCTCCTTTTCTTTAACTTCAGCTATTCTCCTACAGTTCAATGGTTTCAATTATATCAGTAACTTCTTAGTAGGGTAATAGCAAAAGAacaggtaaaagtaccatggaagcCCTTGTACTAAgagtcggattgcattttgccccctttactcaaaaaatggacaaattaatcactatacgttagatcaaagagcaaattcaTCCttcttgttaaaaatttcattcaattctatAGTTAAAAATTTGTGTGCCTGGCAAAATAACTAGACGTGTACCACATTCTGACGTACATGGACTGGTTTTTAtcaatagaaatggatgaaattttcaacaaaatgaccaatttgctctttgctttaatgtacagggactaatttgtccatttttatAGTAAAGGaagcaaaatgcaatccaacttcTAGTACAAGGGCCTCTATAGTACTTTTCCCCAAACGAACAATGTAGTAAGCActggttgaattttgaaataattaagtCAAAAACCtatgattttaaaaagtaaCACAGCATAACATAAAAATGCTATTATCCTGTTAATTTATGAAACGAGAAACATTTTATTCTAATTCACATGCATGCACACACATACACCCAGATTTTTTCAACTGCACTATAGAAGGAACTAAAATGGAAAGAGATGAAGCTCACTTGTAGAGGAGATCTTGAGATTGTGGAGTTTCTTCTGTCTGGTCATTTTTATCACTCTGAAGGTTATCGAGCTGTTGATCAACAGCCGCAGGCAATAAATGAGGATGAGTTCTCAATATTTGTGCCAAAAGCTGGCCAACCGGAGATTCAAATTCTACAGGAGCAATTGGTGATAAATTATCACCTGACTCCCCCGAGGCTCTCATAGTTAAGCATCTTCCTCCTCGGTACTTATCGGGGACCATTCCTAGCTTTGGAATGCATAACGTGGGACATCTCTGAATAGAAAACACTCAGAGAGAGCTAATCAGACAGGGGAAAGTATCAAAGACTGAAGATTCTATATTTTTACGCCTGTATTCCAAAACATGCATGCCATAGGAGTGAGTATTCTAAAACATGTAACGCATGCTCTACTATCAAGTTTTACTCAAATTGAAATCTATTTAACCGAACTGCTTTCGACTACTTGGTATTTCGCAATCAGAACatcataaattaaatgatttccaAATAATGGTAACACATTTCAGATTCACAAACATAGCACCTCCTAAAAGCATGAAGATCCAAaggccatatatatataaactccaagaactttataaaagaaacatGCTACTAAGTTTTTCCATATCTATTTCTTTAAGTTTAGCAAAGACAACTACGACGTAAAAGTGGCAACATGGATTGGTTCAGTTAGTTGAGTACTCATCAGCACCCCCAAGCAGGGGCAAAGGATGGGGGGCTGGCAGGAGCCTTGTCCCCCTAAAATGAGAAATTTCTTCTTAGACCCCCAGAAATTCATAAAATCCTAAGttaatatatggtaaaattatagtttaggCCCAAAAATGCTAGAATTTGAAGTTACTCTTTTTGAAAACCACAATGTTATAAGCCAATACAAGGgcaaaattgcattttaactctaataaaaatatgtaacttAATCTCGAGCCCCCTCTAAAAAAGTTTCTGGCTTTACCCCTGCCCCCAAGCAAGTACCAAGGTTCGAGTCTCGTCAGCAATCTCATTTGGTAGGTGATATTGGGTAGCCTTCCCTcacctaaatttattttgaccagaaaaaaaaaagtagtatTCAAGCATTTCCTCTTtccaatattttcaataaactATCCAACTGGTATAAGTTAACATAGCAGCAAAATATGAACAAGGATTAAGCAGTTGCCAGTAGACTGCATCCAATGGCAAAGAGGAAAACAACAATAGGTTTCTAATAACTAGCAACCAAACTGGAATTTGCACAACCACTGAAGAAAACCCTAGCATCAAGGGAGaagaaaacaagaataaaaccAGCAATTTGTATCAACTATCTAATTAAATACCAAACTTTTATGTTCTctatatgaaaaaaatactaTTCCCAAGGGACCAAAAAAATTCCCAGAGTCTAgaattttacaataattaaaacCAAGATATGAGCAACACAAATAGACATATAAATatgaacataaaaaagaaaaagggagcaTACTTTGAAGAAAGGAGAAGAGAGGAAGAAATGATTGGGATGGAAGTGTCTGAAATTGAGGGTTCCAGCTGAAGGGATGGCTATCAATACCTCAGTTGCTACGCCCGCTATCTGCATTTCTTAATTTGCtactctctctcttttctttttttttttgcttttgaaaaaaccctaaatcaaaatCCTCTAAGAAGAAAGAAGGGAAGAAGGAGGTTTTTGATAATGGTGGGAAATACTGTAAGATGGAATGTGGTGGTTGTTGAAACTAGTTTCTTTGTggacttctctttctttttttcttttttcttttttttttttccattttttctaaattactttttttcttaaaaaaattttttttgcaagaagtttatatatttagtgATTTataacttttctaaaaaaataaattattagatgaaaaaaaatacacttatttcaaatagaggtgatcatgggttgggtgGCCTGGCCCGACCCGATGGTCCGCCTGAAATATAGGAGGGttcggataaaaatataggcccgaaatatgagtttgggtaaaaaatgaggcccgtttggAAAACagccgggcctcgggcaaaaCTTTTTTGACCCGGGCCTgacccggcccgaatatataataaatatatattttttattttttaattttaaagtatttttaaaattctttattttttattttttatttttaaaatacaatttttgtgtttattaaaaaaatgggccgggctagggcttaggaattttttcctaggccgggcttggacaaaatttcaggcccatatttcgggccgggccagggcCTAAGAcgcgggccaaaatttttttaaatccgaCCTGACCCGACCCATAATCACCtctaatttcaaatatatttgtttttttccctAAACATGCTTGCTTTTTAATAACAAgaataaaggttttttttaagaatatagAAGGGGTGAAGAAAGtgaaatgaaaattatgaattggaatttgtttactttttccTATATTACTCCATTTAGGAGTAAATGAATAGAACATTCGATAAATTATTCATGAACTACTCGTATAAcatttgtttatgtttgtttattaaCAGATGTGTGTTCGATTTGTTTATGTTCACGAACAAACTCATTTATTGGCTCGTTTATAAGTTCatttattgatttgtttatgactcgtttatttattaatgatattttttataaaaattcctttagtatatattaataaaattatcttggtttgtatttttcatttataatataattattaatatttatatttgactattttatatctaaacaatatatgtgtatgtatttattgtttgtttgtttattatttattaacattgttcGTGAACATGTTCAATTATATGTTCATGAACAACTTAATCAAACATCACGAACATTAAACAAACGAATATGAACACacgtaattttaaataaacgaacatgaacaaaaatttgaaatttattaacgAACACAAACTGAACACgaacaagcttaaaaataaacaagCGAACATGATTAGAGGTTTTTCGTTCAAGCTCGGTTCATTTACAGTCCTAACTCTATTGAGTTCTCAATTATaaagttaagaaaaaaattaagcataaaagagtatgtaaaattattaattttaatgaaacttatttttcattcattctatTTAAACCATATTGAATTCtaacttttgtaaatataaaaatagtaataattcattttactaaatttagatGATAAATGTAATTGTCAAGCTCTCATTTTCACTTCAAAGCTTGTTTCTTTTCATAGGTTTTCTGATATGATAAgcaattaaactaaattattagtaagctcaattttaaaagataaactcttagtaaatttaatttcgaccacttaattttaaaaattatttaattgtcattaaattataaaaaaatttgttcaaataacaaaactgttaaaatttgTTACTAACCTTCTCATTCATACCAACCGATTGTTACTAACCTTCTCATTCATACCAACCGAAAACCCTTTCCTTCCTCTTCCATGGATGATATTTTTTTCAtacaacaattttaaatattataaatctacgaataaaaatttaaataactttcTTCTCTTATTTTCAACACTAATTGTCAATTTAACTTGGATCTCGTTCATAGGTACTAATTCACAACACCAATAATCAAATCGTTgcctttttctaaaaaaaagtaacagtccaataaattaataaaaactttaaaataattcagagacttaaataaaaattttggaataatttaacatccattttataacttttcgaAGTTAattgactaaatcataaagttattaataatttagtcactTTTGAGTGTGGTTTACCTTTTAACATATTATCATGTCCTTGATTTTGCAAGCAGCACAACAATTCCAATGCAATCAaagggaataaaataaatatagtaaaaagAAAACTATCATCACCCAACCATTAAAATGAATCATAGTTTATTACACATTCATCatcaatcatattttaacataaaacaaGCTTGAAAaggtttaaaagaaaaacctgTGCATACTTGCCCTTCTTTCAACAAAGAAAGGTATCACATTCACATACACTCACCCTTTCTTTCAACAAAGAAAGGTATCACATTCACATACTTATATAGTCTACATACCATCATCATCCTCTTAAGGCTTTGCTTGCAAAAGGCAAGCCAAATCAATGGTGATGGATTATAAGGGATATGGGAACCTAAAAATCTATCAAGGTCAGCTTTGATGATATTTATAACATGTCATGCAGAATAAATATTGTCTTTAGCTAAGCTAAATTTGGTTAAGAGGGTGTATAAATCCTACTGACTACCTTGCACTTGCTCTATTTGTTTATCATTATTTGTGTGTTGGTCATTCCTACTGGAATTTAGATCCTCGTGCCCTGGAATTTCCTTCAGCCTCTCCTGCAATGTTGTAACTGATATTAGAAAGAAGTTTTATTCGAATGGGGTCTCTAAGGACGACATGCTAAcaaggttaaaatttttgaaaagcaAACCAAGAGTGGAATATGACCTTGAGAGAGGTATTCTCTGCGAGAAGTTGCTCATACTCGCTCTTGATACGGTTAGCTTCTGATCTAAGACTGGCATTCTCTTCTTTTAAAACTTCAGCACGCTGAGCCAGCTCATCGCATTCCGCCTGATTCAACAGCAAgaatttgagaaaaagaaattaacatGTGGCTTTCAAATGGAAGATGACCGTAATACAATCCACAATTTCGGAAGGATACTTCATTACCTGCTTGCGCAACCTGGATCTACGAGCGGACTCTCTGTTTGATTGCTTCCTTCTCTGTCTTTTAAGCTCCCTTTcatcctaaactcataaaaccAAATAGTGCCAGTtacaaaataacccaaaaagaaaaagagaaccCGAAAAAACAGATCTTACAACATAGGCAAGGGAAGTATGAGACAGTTGATTGGATGAGAAAATCAAGTCCAGCTAACTTAGATtgaaattaaacatttcaaaaaatgATGGCAAAGCACTAAACCTGAAGCAAAGATATCAAATCTAAGGAGATCTTGAATTTTACTATATTgtttagagagagagagaacctGTAGCCATATCTGTGACTGAACACTGTCCCGTGATGCAGGAGTTACTATTCCTCCTGCAACTGGAGTTGGAGGAACCTTCCCACGCATTGCAGGGATGGTAGATGAAGCCGGACTCCCCCAGTAGTCCATCCCAATATGTAAGTTTGTTGTTGGACCAGGAACAGCTGTGGTGGCCACAGCCGTTGATATAGGTACAATGGGCAATGCTGTACTCACCATTGTATTTGCGCCTCCATTCTGAGGACCATGTGCTGAGTTTCCATTCTGAGATGCTTCACCTGTAATACAGACATTGTAGACACTCAGGATACCCAAATGATACtaaagaaatgcaaaaagaTATGCTATTGACACTATCATTGTCTAACCTTCTCCAGAATCTTGTCTTCCTCCAGACTTCAAATGTGAATCCTACAAATAAGGAAACAAATAAGATTTTACAGCATAAATATGTGAATTCCtgaattttggataaaaatgagCCATTGAAAGTTTTCTCATCCTTGGAATAGTTCCAAGAGAAGCTGCAACTGATGGGGAGCTGAAATAGAGATTATTGTCAAAAGCCGCTTTAGCATTTCTTCAATAACACAACTGCATAGTATTTTTATGACATATAGAACAATTCAACTTTGTTTCCTATGTGACaggaataaatagaaaattaatctGATTAGTTGGCAGGCTAACTCTAACAACATAATACAGAAGCTGCATGAGGATTTTATGCCATTTAGAGACTGTCTCAACCAATGCTCCTAAAAATTTCTGAAGAAGCATTTATGTCAGTCTCTGAGCAACATGCAGGCAGACAAGGTTGAAGCAaggaattttatgtttttttttttgggggggggggtctAAAAGaggatgaaataataaatttgggGGGAGCCAAAATAGATTTTTACCATCTTTTGAGAAAGAGGATATTGAAGTACCTAGGTATTGGACAAGCCAAGGGGACCAAGGCCCCAGCCTTCGCCCCTGCAGGCAGACATACACTGGGCAAGGGACATCATCTTGAACCATAAGTGAAAACCCTAAGATTAATAATGCAAAAAATTTGCCCACTAAGTGGGCACCTACATacagaatgaaaagaaatgtgAGCCCCTTTAGCTCTATTAACTTATCTTCATACTTAGGGCAAGCCAATATCGAGAAATACAGAGAGTCTGGTAGCCACAGAATTTAATAGAATCGAATAGCTGATGTCAAAAAAATATGATGTATGGCAAAAAGAAAATTGCAAATAGGAAATCCTTTACCAGGGAAACACCAGTAACGTCTCTAGGAACTTATTTGTTGTATCATAGGTCCATGAAAAATGCTCAGTTGCAGAGTAAGACCACTAACAATATAAAACACAGgatataatttatccaaaacaACTTGTTAAAGATTATTGCCAGTACCATGCAATTAAAACAGTTAAACCTgaagatatttaataaaaacaaatagtCAGTCAAGCCAAGCCTGGTCAATTGAAGCATCAACTATTTCAAAACACCAACTATTCATATCCAGAGTGTAGGGTGAAATAATAGCTATGGTCATAAATTCACAAAAATATAAGTCTTGCCCTGGAATCCACCATTTACGAAGGGTGTTCATGCTCCCCAAGATAGATGAAATACAGAAgcaatttcaaaatatgaaattatcacaAAGGAAAAGACAAGAGGCAATGTACTCACATTGTGGGAGTTCTCTTCACTGCCTTCACTTGTACCTTCACTTCCACTCTCAGCACTACACATACACAATTATTACACAGTCAGCTAAATTACCTAGAAGGATCATTTTGATAGCAACCACAAGCAATTAGCAAGTTGTTATGCTTAGATGAGTAGGTGCATCTAAAAGTCTAGATATGACTTCGACTACCAACTAAAAGGCTCAAacaataaaaggaaaacaaatgcTTAGTCAAATCATCTTAATTCAGGAGCTCTTCAAGCCACACAAACAAACAGAACAATTCAAAAACTATTATCATAGAAGTTCAGGGGGGAAAAGCCTTACTCTTAAACAAACTTTTCAAAGCTTTCTAAATCTTCGTACAACTTAATAAAGGGAGAAGCATGGGAGGTTTATTCAAGAGTGGAGGTAACGAGAGAGCTTCTTCAATAAAGGGTCCTAATGACTTCTCAATGAAACCCAATTGAAACTACTTTGTTTAATAGGctcttttcttattattaaattCTATGGTAAGACTTAGATATGCGGATCAAGAGTAGCCTTCTGACAAAAAGTCCATGTAATCAACAGCAGCACAAACTTTGCaaacaaaatatatagaata includes the following:
- the LOC105789386 gene encoding bZIP transcription factor 16 isoform X1, producing the protein MDKTAQEKEPKTLPASSSQEPSSTTNSAGPANGDWSGFQQAYSPIPPHGFLASSPQAPPYMWGVQHIIPPYGTPPHPYVAMYPHGGIYAHPSIPPGSYPFSPFAMPSPNGIVEASGNTPGNMEADGKPSDVKEKLPIKRSKGSLGSLNMITGKNNNLGKESGASANGAYSRSAESGSEGTSEGSEENSHNDSHLKSGGRQDSGEGEASQNGNSAHGPQNGGANTMVSTALPIVPISTAVATTAVPGPTTNLHIGMDYWGSPASSTIPAMRGKVPPTPVAGGIVTPASRDSVQSQIWLQDERELKRQRRKQSNRESARRSRLRKQAECDELAQRAEVLKEENASLRSEANRIKSEYEQLLAENTSLKERLKEIPGHEDLNSSRNDQHTNNDKQIEQVQGSQ
- the LOC105789386 gene encoding bZIP transcription factor 16 isoform X2 codes for the protein MDKTAQEKEPKTLPASSSQEPSSTTNSAGPANGDWSGFQAYSPIPPHGFLASSPQAPPYMWGVQHIIPPYGTPPHPYVAMYPHGGIYAHPSIPPGSYPFSPFAMPSPNGIVEASGNTPGNMEADGKPSDVKEKLPIKRSKGSLGSLNMITGKNNNLGKESGASANGAYSRSAESGSEGTSEGSEENSHNDSHLKSGGRQDSGEGEASQNGNSAHGPQNGGANTMVSTALPIVPISTAVATTAVPGPTTNLHIGMDYWGSPASSTIPAMRGKVPPTPVAGGIVTPASRDSVQSQIWLQDERELKRQRRKQSNRESARRSRLRKQAECDELAQRAEVLKEENASLRSEANRIKSEYEQLLAENTSLKERLKEIPGHEDLNSSRNDQHTNNDKQIEQVQGSQ
- the LOC105789385 gene encoding UV-B-induced protein At3g17800, chloroplastic, yielding MQIAGVATEVLIAIPSAGTLNFRHFHPNHFFLSSPFFKRCPTLCIPKLGMVPDKYRGGRCLTMRASGESGDNLSPIAPVEFESPVGQLLAQILRTHPHLLPAAVDQQLDNLQSDKNDQTEETPQSQDLLYKRIAEVKEKERQKTLEEIIYCLIVQKFVDNEISMIPKVTETSDPTGRVDFWPNQEQKLEFVHSPEAFEMIQSHLSLVLGDRMVGPLSTIVQISKIKLGKLYAASIMYGYFLRRVDQRFQLERTMKTLPEDFTKSQARFEDPNPGKQLWDPDSLIRIPPHDDDDGGGYGDAEGKQYRLRSYVMYLDSETLQRYATIRSKEAISLIEKQTQALFGRPDIRILDDGSLDTSNDEVVSLTFSGLTMLVLEAVAFGSFLWDAESYVESKYHFLKS